The following coding sequences are from one Triticum aestivum cultivar Chinese Spring chromosome 5A, IWGSC CS RefSeq v2.1, whole genome shotgun sequence window:
- the LOC123106852 gene encoding histone-lysine N-methyltransferase, H3 lysine-9 specific SUVH1 — protein MGSLIGEAETAEQPLDPKPLHSLAPMFPTPPGYDVAISDPPFFYITPIQQHPGPAAASFAGPPPQQHPGPAPASFAGPSPGPGSAVPLKATPISAAFPARRLKEETSDEDYTPASEKRKPSSSSPKRTAKRVRQAGDSTAANTKQRPIRRSLSKELAGWPSTSDNPREAVEATMAMFDSLRRRTLQLDEKEGLGRRADLKASVLMNHNNLKINTLKTIGPVPGVEIGDIFFYRIEMCIVGLHAPSMAGIDYLSAKLAGRDESLAVSIISSGGYENVEDETDTLVYTGQGGNSRRKEKHDQKLEKGNLALSNSASKKNPIRVVRSARDPFSITAGKVYIYDGVYRVEDSWMDTAKNGFSVFKYRLRREPGQPDGFSAWKMTDRWKANRATRENAIVLDLSSGAEILPVCLVNEVDGEGGPSHFKYVTGVKHSRPLGRNRPLHHCECTSVCMPGDPNCSCARQNGGDLPYDLDGVLARHVPLLYECSRDCHCTKNCRNRVAQKGVQLNFEVFRTGERGWGLRSWDPIRAGAFVCEYAGQVMDETNMSMDVQEDEYTFRTTCPSDKALRWNLGAELLEEKGADDATAERFKKLPVVISAKDAGNVARFINHSCSPNLLWQAVQYDHTDDSYPHIMFFAMKHIPPMTELTYDYGIRGAPPGLKGKSPLACKLRPCFCGSANCRGSF, from the coding sequence ATGGGGAGCTTGATTGGCGAAGCAGAAACTGCGGAGCAGCCCCTGGACCCGAAGCCACTGCACTCACTGGCGCCCATGTTCCCTACCCCTCCAGGGTATGATGTGGCAATATCCGACCCACCATTCTTCTACATCACACCAATACAGCAACACCCTGGGCCGGCTGCAGCTTCATTTGCAGGGCCGCCACCACAGCAACACCCTGGGCCAGCTCCAGCTTCATTTGCTGGGCCGTCACCAGGGCCAGGGTCCGCAGTTCCTCTCAAGGCTACACCAATCTCGGCGGCATTTCCCGCGCGGCGACTCAAAGAGGAAACCTCGGATGAGGATTACACTCCTGCTTCCGAGAAGAGGAAACCATCTTCATCTTCACCCAAGAGGACAGCCAAGAGGGTTCGGCAGGCCGGAGACTCCACTGCAGCCAACACCAAGCAGAGACCGATCAGGAGGAGCCTGAGCAAGGAGCTAGCCGGCTGGCCGTCCACATCGGACAACCCACGGGAGGCGGTGGAGGCGACCATGGCCATGTTCGACTCGCTCCGGCGCCGGACGCTGCAGCTGGATGAGAAGGAGGGCTTGGGCAGGCGCGCCGACCTGAAAGCCAGTGTTCTCATGAACCATAACAACCTGAAGATCAACACCCTCAAGACGATAGGCCCCGTCCCGGGCGTCGAAATCGGAGACATCTTCTTCTACAGGATCGAGATGTGCATCGTGGGGCTGCATGCGCCATCCATGGCCGGCATCGACTACCTGTCCGCTAAGCTTGCCGGGAGGGACGAGAGCCTGGCCGTGAGCATCATCTCGTCCGGCGGATACGAGAACGTCGAAGATGAGACCGACACCCTGGTGTACACGGGCCAAGGAGGCAACAGCCGGCGCAAGGAGAAGCACGACCAGAAGCTGGAGAAAGGGAACCTTGCTCTCAGCAACAGCGCCAGCAAGAAGAACCCGATCAGGGTGGTGCGCAGTGCGCGGGACCCTTTCTCCATCACAGCAGGCAAGGTTTACATCTACGATGGGGTGTATCGCGTCGAGGACTCCTGGATGGACACGGCCAAGAACGGGTTCAGCGTGTTCAAGTACAGGCTGAGGAGGGAGCCGGGCCAGCCTGACGGGTTTTCAGCCTGGAAGATGACAGACAGGTGGAAGGCGAACCGCGCCACAAGAGAAAATGCCATCGTGCTGGACCTGTCATCAGGGGCTGAGATCCTGCCTGTGTGCCTTGTCAACGAAGTCGACGGCGAAGGGGGGCCGAGCCACTTCAAGTATGTCACCGGAGTGAAGCACTCGAGACCTCTTGGTAGGAACAGGCCATTGCACCACTGTGAGTGTACTAGTGTGTGCATGCCAGGTGACCCCAATTGTTCGTGCGCGCGGCAGAATGGCGGCGATCTTCCCTACGACTTAGACGGGGTGCTCGCGAGGCATGTTCCTTTGCTGTATGAGTGCTCTCGTGACTGCCATTGTACCAAGAACTGTCGAAACAGGGTTGCACAGAAAGGTGTTCAGCTCAACTTTGAGGTTTTCCGGACCGGAGAGCGTGGATGGGGTCTCCGATCATGGGACCCGATCCGTGCCGGCGCATTCGTTTGCGAGTACGCCGGTCAAGTCATGGACGAAACTAACATGAGCATGGATGTCCAGGAGGACGAGTACACCTTTCGCACAACATGTCCAAGTGACAAGGCTCTGAGATGGAACCTGGGTGCAGAGTTGCTCGAGGAAAAAGGTGCAGATGATGCCACAGCTGAGAGGTTTAAGAAGCTTCCTGTCGTGATAAGTGCAAAGGATGCAGGCAACGTTGCTCGTTTCATCAACCATAGCTGCTCCCCGAATCTGCTCTGGCAGGCTGTGCAATATGACCATACCGATGACAGTTATCCGCATATCATGTTCTTCGCCATGAAACATATCCCTCCCATGACTGAACTGACATATGATTATGGCATAAGAGGGGCTCCTCCGGGCCTCAAGGGGAAATCTCCCCTGGCTTGCAA